The proteins below are encoded in one region of Nakamurella flava:
- a CDS encoding deoxyguanosinetriphosphate triphosphohydrolase family protein, with protein MDPRLDRRCDEPASATVAEHHPDPVDSGSSAHPAPPGGEPIRQYRVDLERIRFSPYLSRLAAVTQVISQNAAGGVVHNRLTHSIKVASVARAIAVGVRADPGDRPVIDRLGGCDPVVAQAAAMAHDLGHPPFGHLGERILDRAARGRFGLADGFEGNAQTFRILTRLDVSGVEMVAPGGRAGQTPQPVPNPGLNLTAAVRAAVLKYPWARQGHPQPHPSTADAPPRGGGPGVEGPGSGKFSAYVPDIGEMEAALAAYPEIGAWRQTLECSAMDIADDIAYSLHDLDDFHRSGVLQHAAVAAEFRTWLRRRTDLAAAGSRIDSPADARRPGASLERLRRRLADRDGWIFDDEAFGVAVGRVATDLVDGLLAVPFDSSIAAERALRTFTGSWIDHLRESVEVDPDPPVRSAHLTLGRQAWHEVAVLKFVHQRFVLDRPDLAMFQRGQAEALTSLVVNLERWLTDPVDAGRAPRRLIDLVALATDDYRRVARERPDLLRGPTGEATTGRDDIVRLGRGRGIVDYVASLTDDQAAAAARSLAGLPGQLWSGGSVL; from the coding sequence ATGGATCCCCGCCTGGATCGTCGCTGCGACGAACCTGCCTCCGCGACGGTCGCCGAGCACCATCCCGACCCGGTCGACTCCGGGTCCTCGGCCCACCCCGCGCCCCCCGGGGGCGAACCGATCCGGCAGTACCGGGTCGATCTCGAACGGATCCGCTTCTCGCCGTACCTGTCCCGGCTCGCAGCGGTCACCCAGGTCATCTCCCAGAACGCCGCCGGCGGGGTGGTCCACAACCGGCTGACCCACTCGATCAAGGTGGCGTCGGTCGCCCGCGCCATCGCGGTCGGCGTGCGGGCCGATCCGGGTGACCGGCCGGTCATCGACCGCCTCGGCGGCTGCGACCCGGTGGTCGCCCAGGCCGCGGCCATGGCCCACGACCTCGGCCACCCCCCGTTCGGTCACCTGGGGGAGCGCATCCTCGACCGGGCCGCCCGCGGCCGTTTCGGACTCGCCGACGGGTTCGAGGGCAACGCACAGACGTTCCGCATCCTCACCCGTCTCGACGTCTCCGGTGTGGAGATGGTGGCTCCCGGGGGGCGAGCCGGGCAGACCCCCCAGCCGGTGCCCAACCCCGGTCTCAACCTCACCGCGGCCGTCCGGGCCGCCGTGCTCAAGTACCCGTGGGCGCGGCAGGGCCATCCCCAGCCGCATCCGAGCACCGCCGACGCCCCACCCCGGGGAGGCGGCCCGGGGGTGGAGGGACCAGGGTCAGGGAAGTTCTCCGCCTACGTCCCGGACATCGGCGAGATGGAGGCCGCGCTCGCCGCCTATCCCGAGATCGGCGCCTGGCGCCAGACACTCGAGTGCTCGGCCATGGACATCGCCGACGACATCGCCTACTCCCTGCACGACCTGGACGACTTCCACCGGTCCGGCGTTCTGCAGCACGCCGCCGTCGCGGCCGAGTTCCGGACGTGGTTGCGCCGGCGCACCGATCTGGCCGCCGCCGGGTCCCGCATCGACTCACCGGCCGACGCCCGGCGTCCCGGGGCGTCCCTGGAGCGCCTGCGCCGTCGACTGGCCGACCGGGACGGCTGGATTTTCGACGACGAGGCCTTCGGCGTGGCCGTCGGCCGGGTGGCGACCGACCTGGTCGACGGGCTGCTGGCCGTGCCGTTCGACTCGTCCATCGCCGCCGAACGGGCCCTGCGGACCTTCACCGGCTCGTGGATCGACCACCTGCGCGAGTCCGTGGAGGTCGACCCGGACCCACCGGTGCGCTCGGCCCATCTGACGCTGGGCCGCCAGGCCTGGCACGAGGTCGCGGTCCTGAAGTTCGTCCACCAGCGCTTCGTCCTGGACCGGCCCGACCTGGCCATGTTCCAACGCGGCCAGGCCGAGGCACTGACCTCGTTGGTGGTCAATCTCGAACGCTGGCTCACCGACCCGGTCGACGCCGGCCGCGCTCCCCGCCGGCTCATCGACCTCGTGGCGCTGGCCACGGACGACTACCGACGGGTCGCCCGGGAACGGCCCGATCTGCTGCGCGGGCCGACCGGGGAGGCGACGACCGGCCGGGACGACATCGTCCGCCTCGGCCGCGGACGGGGCATCGTCGACTACGTCGCCTCGCTGACCGACGACCAGGCCGCGGCCGCCGCCCGTTCGCTCGCCGGGCTGCCCGGTCAACTCTGGAGCGGGGGGTCCGTGCTGTGA
- a CDS encoding acVLRF1 family peptidyl-tRNA hydrolase: MSRRPAAGGGTVVEIPPERLAGWLTRFGGRNAGLQAIDGGPDVITVTAGDGTRAELAVPFPPLAAPLTPLEQLTDEAPEPVEALLHHLRGLGALGVVLVRGGAFSIGVVRDGVVLSSSTDRTYLQGRTAAGGWSQQRFARRRGNQRSAGQESAAAVTARILLPVRSTLSGLVTGGDRESVAAVLADARLRPLDGLPRRDFPDLPEPRRVVLDTVAARALAVEITVRPPGSGGAVRPGPHRGSTPSG; this comes from the coding sequence GTGAGCCGCCGGCCCGCCGCCGGCGGGGGGACGGTCGTCGAGATCCCGCCGGAACGGCTGGCCGGCTGGCTGACCCGGTTCGGAGGACGGAACGCGGGCCTGCAGGCGATCGACGGCGGTCCCGACGTCATCACGGTCACGGCGGGCGACGGCACGCGGGCCGAGCTGGCCGTGCCGTTCCCGCCGCTCGCGGCTCCGCTGACGCCCCTGGAGCAGCTCACGGACGAGGCGCCGGAACCCGTGGAGGCGCTTCTGCACCACCTGCGGGGTCTGGGCGCCCTCGGCGTGGTGCTGGTCCGCGGCGGTGCTTTCTCGATCGGGGTCGTGCGCGACGGGGTGGTGCTGAGTTCGTCGACCGACCGGACCTACCTGCAGGGCCGGACGGCGGCCGGCGGGTGGTCGCAGCAGCGCTTCGCCCGCCGTCGGGGCAACCAGCGGTCCGCCGGCCAGGAGTCGGCCGCCGCCGTGACCGCGCGGATCCTGCTCCCGGTGCGGTCCACGCTGAGTGGTCTGGTGACCGGCGGGGACCGGGAGAGCGTGGCCGCTGTGCTCGCCGACGCGCGGCTGCGGCCGCTGGACGGCCTGCCCCGTCGCGACTTCCCGGATCTGCCGGAGCCACGCCGGGTGGTCCTGGACACCGTGGCCGCGCGGGCGCTGGCGGTCGAGATCACCGTGCGCCCGCCCGGATCCGGCGGGGCGGTGCGGCCCGGGCCGCACCGGGGCAGCACCCCGTCCGGGTAA